In Vreelandella piezotolerans, one genomic interval encodes:
- the pglX gene encoding BREX-1 system adenine-specific DNA-methyltransferase PglX, with amino-acid sequence MNTANIKKYAPKARARFIDTMTRQAARVGISPDGKGGVVIAPLAQKGDVLVMTAQDGQTHTVPAHLKGAREALAAWVQRDSFTQAIEQAAYSWFNRLCAVRYMEIHGYLDHGRRVLSGAGGEAGQFQILDECLEVDLPGLDTARVRELKLDGTQDETLYRELLLAQCHALHEAMPFLFEPLDDASELLLPNNLTKTDSLIRELVEAIPEADWQDVEVIGWLYQFYISEKKDQVIGKVVKSEDIPAATQLFTPNWIVQYLVQNSVGRQWLQTYPTSKLKAEMPYYIEPAEQEPEVQAQLDAINPASLDPETIKVLDPACGSGHILVEAYNVLKAIYEERGYRTRDIPKLILENNLFGLDIDDRAAQLAGFALMMKAREDDRRILTRNVRLNVLAMQSSQYLDVNTLWRDLNLTGDWHQGQSQSLFDSEQQDLSSNDATYKLIADLIERFQDAKTFGSLIEVPNEWEAPLKALLEELSELSNSGDMMQKAAAQRLVPVIQQAWVLAQRYEAVVANPPYMGSKYQTPAVKKYLKDAYKGYEKDLFSAFIVRNLDFAKDHGQLGFMTPFVWMFISSYEQLRKRLIEEDVITSLIQLEYSGFDGATVPICTFTLSKGHIASYTGSYIRLSDFRGAVNQGPKTLEAIQNRDCGWFYKAKPDDFKKIPGSPVAYWASAKTIGLFEGESIRSSGEIRQGLLTSDNERFLRRWYEVENNNIGFELSRSEAINSEFSWFPINKGGNYRRWYGNLEYVVLWKNDGEDLHNTIIHKYPYLKGNSGLVLKRSNPYFEPAVTWTDISSAYFGARYMPSGMLYEKGGSCAYNHDIKLLLGYLCSKLSTHFISLTSPTLHYQVGDVGNLPFREIRDSNSVTSVHRVCDSILLLSKKDWDAYETSWDFICLHLFDERFHQSKLSVNYAALRTYWLETTLEMQRLEEENNRLFIEAYGLKDELTSDVPLDEITLTCNPHYRYGGNRSEEELEILLQCDTLKELVSYAIGCMMGRYSLDKPGLILASQGETVRDYLAQIPEPSFAPDDNAIIPLTDQEWFPDDATNRFRDFVRTVWGDENLKENLDFVAESLCLHAIKPKKGEAALETIRRYLSTQFFKDHLRTYKKRPIYWLFSSGKQKAFECLVYLHRYNESTLAEMRTDYVIPLTTKLASYVEKLEQDKDASTSAAEAKSIEKELSKLYKQQAELNTFDEKLRHYADQRISLDLDDGVKVNYGKFGNLLAEVKQVVGK; translated from the coding sequence ATGAACACCGCCAACATCAAAAAATACGCCCCCAAGGCCCGCGCCCGTTTTATCGACACCATGACGCGCCAGGCGGCCCGAGTGGGCATTAGCCCAGATGGCAAAGGCGGTGTGGTGATTGCCCCCCTGGCACAAAAGGGCGATGTGTTGGTGATGACCGCCCAGGATGGCCAAACCCACACCGTGCCCGCCCACCTAAAAGGCGCACGGGAAGCGCTGGCCGCGTGGGTGCAGCGCGATAGCTTTACCCAAGCGATAGAGCAGGCCGCCTATAGCTGGTTCAATCGCCTGTGCGCCGTTCGCTATATGGAGATTCACGGCTACCTAGACCACGGTCGCCGCGTGCTGAGTGGGGCAGGGGGCGAAGCCGGGCAGTTTCAGATTCTGGATGAATGCTTAGAGGTAGATTTACCAGGGCTAGACACCGCCCGCGTGCGCGAACTCAAACTCGACGGCACCCAGGATGAAACCCTCTACCGCGAGCTGCTGCTGGCCCAGTGCCACGCCCTGCATGAGGCCATGCCGTTCCTGTTCGAGCCGCTGGACGACGCCAGCGAACTGCTGCTGCCCAACAACCTGACCAAAACCGATTCGCTGATTCGCGAGCTGGTCGAGGCGATTCCCGAAGCCGACTGGCAGGATGTAGAAGTGATCGGCTGGCTCTACCAGTTCTACATCAGTGAGAAAAAAGACCAAGTGATCGGTAAGGTGGTGAAAAGCGAAGACATCCCCGCCGCCACTCAGCTGTTCACCCCCAACTGGATCGTGCAATACCTGGTGCAGAACTCGGTAGGCCGCCAGTGGCTGCAAACCTACCCCACATCAAAGCTCAAGGCCGAGATGCCGTACTACATCGAGCCCGCCGAGCAGGAGCCCGAGGTACAGGCCCAGCTGGACGCCATCAACCCGGCCAGCCTCGACCCTGAAACCATCAAGGTGCTCGATCCCGCCTGCGGCTCCGGCCATATTTTGGTGGAAGCCTACAACGTGCTGAAGGCGATCTACGAAGAACGTGGCTACCGCACCCGCGATATTCCCAAGCTGATTCTGGAAAACAACCTGTTCGGCCTGGATATCGACGACCGCGCTGCCCAACTGGCGGGTTTTGCGCTGATGATGAAAGCCCGAGAAGACGACCGCCGCATTCTCACCCGAAACGTGCGCCTGAACGTGTTGGCCATGCAAAGTAGCCAATACCTGGATGTTAATACCCTATGGCGCGACCTGAACCTCACCGGCGACTGGCACCAGGGCCAATCCCAAAGCCTGTTTGATAGCGAACAGCAAGATCTTTCCAGCAACGACGCCACTTACAAGCTGATTGCTGATTTAATCGAGCGCTTCCAAGATGCCAAAACCTTCGGCTCGCTGATTGAAGTCCCCAATGAATGGGAAGCGCCGCTTAAAGCACTGCTGGAGGAACTGAGCGAATTAAGCAACAGCGGCGATATGATGCAAAAAGCCGCCGCTCAGCGGTTAGTGCCGGTGATACAGCAGGCATGGGTATTGGCCCAGCGGTATGAAGCAGTAGTGGCTAACCCGCCATATATGGGCAGTAAGTATCAAACGCCAGCGGTGAAGAAATACCTGAAAGATGCCTACAAAGGCTACGAAAAGGATTTGTTTTCCGCCTTTATCGTCCGCAATTTAGACTTTGCCAAAGATCACGGCCAGCTTGGCTTTATGACGCCTTTCGTGTGGATGTTCATTTCCAGCTACGAGCAGCTGCGCAAGCGCTTGATTGAAGAAGATGTCATCACCAGCCTTATTCAGCTGGAGTATTCAGGCTTTGATGGTGCAACAGTGCCGATTTGTACTTTTACGTTAAGCAAAGGTCATATCGCCAGCTACACAGGCAGCTATATCCGCCTATCGGATTTTCGAGGCGCTGTAAACCAAGGGCCGAAAACTCTGGAAGCCATTCAGAACCGTGATTGCGGTTGGTTCTATAAAGCCAAACCGGATGATTTCAAGAAGATTCCGGGGAGTCCGGTGGCGTATTGGGCAAGCGCCAAAACTATAGGTTTGTTTGAAGGTGAATCAATTCGTTCATCGGGAGAAATACGACAAGGACTTCTTACCTCGGATAATGAACGCTTCTTAAGGCGTTGGTACGAAGTGGAAAACAATAATATTGGATTTGAGCTGAGTAGATCTGAAGCTATCAACAGTGAATTTAGCTGGTTTCCGATTAACAAGGGTGGCAACTATCGGCGGTGGTATGGAAATCTAGAGTATGTGGTTTTATGGAAAAATGATGGTGAGGATTTACACAATACTATCATTCATAAATATCCTTACTTAAAAGGAAATTCAGGTTTGGTTCTCAAAAGATCCAACCCTTACTTCGAACCTGCCGTTACCTGGACTGATATAAGCAGCGCATACTTTGGTGCTAGGTACATGCCTAGCGGAATGCTTTATGAAAAAGGCGGATCCTGTGCCTACAACCATGATATCAAATTACTTCTTGGGTATTTATGCTCTAAACTTTCAACACATTTTATTAGCTTAACAAGCCCAACGTTGCACTATCAGGTTGGAGATGTAGGAAACCTTCCATTTAGAGAAATTAGAGACTCAAATTCTGTCACATCAGTTCACAGAGTTTGTGATTCAATTTTATTGCTCAGTAAAAAGGACTGGGATGCCTATGAAACATCCTGGGACTTTATTTGTTTGCATCTTTTTGATGAACGTTTCCACCAATCAAAGTTATCTGTCAATTATGCTGCTCTCCGTACTTACTGGTTAGAAACAACACTAGAAATGCAGCGTCTTGAAGAGGAAAACAACCGCTTATTTATCGAAGCTTATGGTTTAAAGGACGAACTGACGTCGGATGTGCCATTGGATGAAATTACCCTGACCTGTAATCCGCATTACCGTTACGGCGGCAATCGCTCCGAAGAAGAGCTGGAAATTCTGCTGCAGTGCGACACCCTCAAGGAATTGGTCAGCTATGCTATCGGCTGCATGATGGGCCGCTACTCGCTGGACAAGCCCGGCCTGATTCTCGCCAGCCAGGGCGAGACTGTCCGCGATTACCTCGCCCAGATCCCCGAGCCCAGCTTTGCGCCGGATGACAACGCCATCATCCCGCTCACCGATCAGGAATGGTTCCCCGACGACGCCACCAACCGCTTCCGCGACTTCGTGCGTACTGTCTGGGGCGATGAAAATCTCAAAGAAAACCTTGACTTTGTCGCCGAAAGCCTCTGTCTGCATGCCATCAAGCCCAAGAAAGGCGAAGCCGCATTAGAGACGATCCGCCGCTACCTGAGTACACAATTCTTCAAGGACCACCTGCGCACCTACAAGAAACGCCCGATCTACTGGCTGTTTTCCTCCGGCAAACAGAAAGCCTTCGAGTGCTTGGTTTACCTGCACCGCTACAACGAAAGCACCCTGGCCGAGATGCGCACCGACTACGTTATCCCGCTCACCACCAAGCTCGCCAGCTACGTGGAAAAGCTAGAGCAAGACAAAGACGCCAGCACCTCCGCCGCCGAAGCGAAAAGCATCGAAAAAGAGCTAAGCAAGCTCTACAAACAGCAAGCCGAACTTAACACCTTCGACGAGAAGCTGCGTCACTACGCCGACCAGCGTATCTCGCTGGATCTGGATGATGGGGTGAAGGTGAATTACGGCAAGTTTGGGAATCTGTTGGCGGAAGTGAAGCAGGTCGTTGGAAAATAA
- a CDS encoding helix-turn-helix domain-containing protein, with protein sequence MTTATIEQRLSELEGKQLEFKRDLSSPKPLMKTLVAFANTAGGQLIIGVDDDGTVLGVDDPLDMEERLTSMIADAIHPRLLPNIELVSVGEHTLVCIEVFLSSARPHFFKALGEENGVLVRLGSSNRQAGLALIQEMQRQASGTTFDVQPMPELSRDDLDQNAIQQAFRSEQLLDDNKLRTLRLLVSYQGRLVPSVGGILLFGRERQWHFEDAWIQCGRFRGTDKVEIFDQTDIHAPLPKAVDDIELFLKKHAFKQAEFGAMRRRDVWSIPLTILREAIINALVHSDYSQRGSPIRIAFFDDRIEIESPGLLMPGMTIEDMKRGVSMIRNPVIARVFRELGLIEQWGSGVKRIFSEAQVQGLPEPHIEEIANRVRLSIRLATPVSIQQSASVTQAESVQSESRLESRLESRLESALAARVLLILQQEPLGKAAIARELGHKGVSGELNKQVGNLRQQQLIEMTLPEKPNSRLQQYRLTAKGQRFLQDTFKDLT encoded by the coding sequence ATGACCACCGCGACCATTGAACAGCGCCTAAGCGAGCTAGAAGGCAAGCAGCTTGAGTTCAAGCGCGATCTATCATCGCCTAAGCCACTGATGAAAACACTGGTCGCCTTCGCCAATACGGCCGGTGGCCAGTTGATCATTGGTGTTGACGATGATGGCACCGTGCTAGGCGTGGATGATCCGCTGGATATGGAAGAGCGCCTGACCAGCATGATCGCGGATGCTATTCACCCCCGGCTACTGCCTAATATTGAACTGGTGAGTGTGGGCGAACATACCCTGGTGTGTATTGAGGTGTTTTTGAGTAGCGCACGCCCACACTTTTTCAAAGCGCTTGGCGAAGAAAATGGTGTGCTGGTGCGGCTTGGTTCTAGCAATCGGCAGGCGGGGCTGGCCCTCATTCAAGAAATGCAGCGCCAAGCGAGCGGAACCACCTTTGACGTTCAGCCCATGCCTGAGCTGAGCCGTGACGACCTTGACCAAAACGCCATACAGCAAGCCTTTCGCAGCGAACAACTGCTTGATGACAATAAGCTTCGCACGTTACGGCTACTTGTCTCTTATCAAGGTCGCCTAGTACCCAGCGTGGGCGGAATTTTGCTGTTTGGCCGCGAGCGCCAATGGCACTTTGAAGATGCTTGGATTCAGTGCGGCCGTTTTCGCGGCACCGATAAGGTCGAGATTTTCGACCAGACAGATATTCACGCGCCGTTACCCAAAGCGGTTGATGACATCGAGCTGTTTCTCAAAAAACATGCCTTCAAGCAGGCAGAGTTTGGCGCCATGCGTCGCCGCGATGTGTGGAGTATCCCGCTGACCATCCTGCGTGAAGCGATTATTAACGCCTTGGTACACAGCGACTACTCCCAAAGGGGCAGCCCTATACGCATTGCGTTTTTTGATGACCGTATCGAGATTGAAAGCCCAGGACTACTGATGCCCGGCATGACCATTGAAGACATGAAACGCGGCGTCTCCATGATTCGCAACCCAGTGATTGCTCGCGTGTTTCGTGAGCTTGGGCTGATAGAGCAGTGGGGCAGCGGTGTGAAGCGCATTTTCTCGGAAGCCCAAGTCCAAGGGCTGCCTGAACCGCATATTGAAGAAATTGCCAACCGCGTGCGTTTGAGTATTCGGCTGGCAACGCCGGTTTCTATCCAGCAGTCAGCTTCAGTGACCCAGGCTGAGTCAGTGCAGTCAGAGTCACGGCTAGAGTCACGGCTAGAGTCACGGCTAGAGTCAGCGCTGGCAGCCAGAGTGCTGTTGATACTGCAGCAGGAGCCGCTGGGTAAAGCTGCCATAGCGCGTGAGCTGGGTCACAAGGGCGTTTCCGGTGAGCTCAATAAACAAGTAGGCAATTTACGCCAGCAGCAGCTGATTGAAATGACGCTGCCCGAAAAGCCCAATAGCCGCCTTCAACAATACCGCTTAACGGCTAAAGGCCAGCGCTTTTTGCAAGACACTTTCAAGGATCTAACATGA
- the brxC gene encoding BREX system P-loop protein BrxC: MHIQELFLKPLSRSINGVVKADQRDQETIYQELDEYVVTNELEKHFRAFFESYTTPLDDPSIANRVGVWVSGFFGSGKSHFLKTLSYLLENKEAFDANGNAKRAADFFDEQKLVDSSIRADINKAVREPAHVVLFNIDSKASSNDDGNPILNVFLRVFNEYQGFSSDYPHIAHMERHLEKRGVYERFKQAFNEASGVVWEDERDGYQFYQDDIEQAIGAALDLSPEAAHKWFEESETNFSVSVENFCHWVKEFLESQSATQRMVFMVDEVGQFIGSDTRLMLTLQTLTENLGTICGGRAWIVVTSQADMDAVLGEMTASKANDFSKIAGRFKTRLSLSSSNSDEVIRKRLLVKTDPARAELEGVFEAKGSILRNQLTFDRSGPTLKNIEGVESFISNYPFVPYHFQLVQKVFEEIRKVGATGAHLAYGERSMLDAFHMAAKAVQEKAIGALVPMHCFYTAVEGFLDTAVKRTIDQASENPVLEAFDVETLRTLFMIRYVDLVKGTVDNLVTLSLTQIDDDRIAIREQLEATLARLEKESLITRNGDEYQFLTNEERDITRKIKATEVTSSDENKELSSLIFKDLLRDRTKYRYPVNKTDYSIGRYLDGHTLDGRYQSQLRVEVVSPLDVEYVQLSEAGCIHKSGDNGGQVLIKLPDDKRFTDELRTLLKTDKFIRLNLSANDHSVERILADRGRENQERKKRLRVRLEEMLLEADVYALGQKLDLNRGQLNTRLDEACRYLLENTYNKLSQLTALSPEPMRELQAVLTADDLGIQNLNLDGEEGNPQAVKEVEQYITLHGGEPVPLTPLIERFSNRPFGWPEGETLLILGRLHAVGRLTFHTAGPALSGKEAFELLNNARRRSEVRLQKKRQTEDAVLNKARNLTKELFGQLGPTSEKELFTYYVDRLSHWRRELEAYKSKTDVGNFPGRNAIDNSLREVERLLCLDDSFDFFKTVASQQDTLLDVEEDYRDLNDFFTKQLTTWLQLEQALNRFAVNRLELEKNTQAQQALAECERIYRAEAPYAMLNQVDGLVRTLDEVNNRLVEEKRQHAIARIDTRIAKVSAEIAKSGIGTAELSNRLLHPLQQLKASVNQSVSVAQIYQLQTETAVELEEKSLDALHHAQAEAAKRQPPAPAGNTTTPAPTSENPKPALQTAPGDKTYDPHTETAPAAVNAPKPVARVRVSDVLSRVHSGVYLESQAEVDAFMDELRKELEGSLSAGKRVQVR, from the coding sequence ATGCACATTCAAGAGCTCTTCCTCAAACCGCTCAGCCGATCAATCAACGGCGTGGTCAAGGCCGACCAGCGTGACCAGGAAACCATCTACCAAGAGCTGGATGAGTATGTCGTCACCAATGAGTTAGAAAAGCACTTTCGTGCCTTTTTTGAATCCTACACCACCCCTTTGGATGACCCCTCTATCGCCAACCGCGTGGGCGTTTGGGTGAGTGGCTTCTTTGGGTCGGGTAAATCTCACTTTTTGAAAACGCTCTCTTACCTGCTGGAAAATAAGGAAGCGTTTGATGCCAACGGTAATGCCAAGCGGGCCGCCGACTTTTTTGATGAGCAGAAGCTGGTAGACAGCTCTATCCGGGCAGACATCAACAAGGCTGTCCGTGAACCGGCCCATGTGGTGCTGTTTAATATCGACAGCAAGGCCAGCTCGAACGACGATGGCAACCCCATCCTGAACGTCTTCCTACGCGTATTTAACGAGTACCAAGGCTTTAGCTCCGATTACCCGCATATTGCCCATATGGAGCGCCACCTAGAAAAGCGCGGTGTGTATGAGCGCTTTAAACAGGCCTTTAACGAGGCCAGTGGCGTGGTGTGGGAAGACGAGCGAGACGGCTATCAGTTCTACCAGGATGATATCGAGCAAGCGATTGGGGCGGCGCTCGATCTCTCTCCTGAAGCGGCGCATAAATGGTTTGAGGAATCTGAAACCAACTTCAGCGTCTCTGTAGAGAACTTCTGCCACTGGGTGAAAGAGTTTTTGGAGTCGCAGTCAGCCACCCAGCGCATGGTGTTCATGGTGGATGAAGTTGGCCAGTTCATTGGCAGCGACACACGCTTAATGTTGACTCTGCAAACGCTCACCGAAAACCTGGGCACCATTTGCGGGGGCCGCGCCTGGATCGTGGTCACCTCCCAAGCGGATATGGATGCCGTGCTAGGCGAAATGACCGCCTCAAAAGCCAACGATTTTTCCAAAATCGCCGGACGCTTCAAAACCCGCTTATCGCTCTCAAGCTCCAACTCTGACGAAGTGATCCGTAAGCGTCTGTTGGTGAAGACCGACCCGGCACGCGCGGAACTGGAAGGCGTGTTTGAGGCCAAAGGCTCCATTCTGCGTAACCAGCTGACCTTTGACCGCTCTGGCCCCACGCTAAAAAACATCGAAGGCGTCGAGAGCTTTATCTCCAATTACCCCTTTGTGCCGTACCACTTCCAGCTGGTGCAAAAAGTCTTTGAAGAAATCCGCAAGGTAGGAGCGACGGGCGCCCACTTGGCCTATGGCGAGCGCTCCATGCTCGATGCGTTCCACATGGCCGCCAAAGCCGTGCAGGAGAAAGCGATTGGCGCGCTAGTACCAATGCACTGCTTCTACACAGCGGTAGAAGGTTTTCTCGATACGGCGGTGAAACGCACCATTGATCAGGCCAGCGAAAACCCCGTGTTAGAGGCGTTTGATGTCGAAACCCTACGCACGCTGTTTATGATCCGCTATGTGGACTTGGTGAAGGGTACGGTCGATAACCTGGTGACACTCTCGCTGACCCAAATCGACGATGACCGTATTGCCATTCGTGAGCAGCTGGAAGCGACCCTGGCACGACTGGAAAAAGAGAGCCTGATTACCCGCAACGGCGATGAGTACCAGTTCCTCACCAATGAAGAGCGCGACATCACCCGCAAGATCAAAGCTACCGAAGTCACCAGCAGCGACGAGAACAAAGAGCTCTCCAGCCTGATCTTCAAAGACCTGCTGCGCGATCGCACCAAATACCGCTACCCGGTCAACAAAACCGACTACAGCATTGGCCGCTACCTGGATGGCCACACCCTGGATGGCCGCTACCAGAGCCAGCTAAGGGTGGAGGTGGTCTCACCGCTGGATGTGGAGTACGTACAGCTAAGCGAAGCAGGCTGCATTCACAAAAGCGGCGATAACGGTGGGCAGGTGCTGATTAAGCTGCCCGATGATAAGCGCTTCACCGATGAACTACGCACCCTGCTGAAAACCGATAAGTTTATCCGACTAAACCTATCGGCTAACGACCACAGCGTGGAGCGCATTCTGGCCGACCGTGGCCGTGAAAACCAGGAGCGCAAAAAACGCCTGCGGGTGCGCTTAGAAGAGATGCTGCTGGAGGCGGACGTGTACGCACTCGGCCAAAAGCTTGATCTCAACCGCGGCCAGCTCAACACCCGTTTGGATGAGGCCTGCCGCTACCTGCTGGAAAACACCTACAACAAGCTGAGCCAGCTCACGGCGCTTAGCCCCGAGCCGATGCGCGAGCTGCAGGCCGTATTAACCGCCGATGACCTGGGCATCCAGAACCTGAACTTAGACGGCGAGGAGGGCAACCCCCAGGCCGTGAAAGAGGTGGAGCAGTACATCACCCTGCACGGTGGCGAGCCGGTGCCACTGACCCCGCTGATTGAGCGCTTTAGCAACCGACCCTTCGGCTGGCCGGAAGGTGAAACGCTACTGATACTAGGCCGCCTGCATGCCGTAGGGCGCTTAACCTTCCACACCGCTGGCCCCGCGCTCAGCGGTAAAGAAGCCTTTGAGCTACTCAACAACGCCCGCCGCCGCAGTGAAGTCCGCCTCCAGAAAAAGCGCCAAACCGAAGATGCGGTGCTCAACAAAGCCCGTAACCTCACCAAAGAGCTGTTTGGCCAGCTAGGCCCCACCAGTGAAAAAGAGCTGTTTACCTATTACGTAGACCGCTTATCCCACTGGCGGCGGGAGCTAGAAGCGTATAAAAGCAAAACCGACGTGGGCAACTTCCCCGGTCGCAACGCCATTGACAACTCACTGCGCGAAGTGGAGCGCCTGCTGTGCCTGGACGACAGCTTTGATTTCTTCAAAACCGTCGCCAGCCAGCAAGACACGCTGCTCGATGTCGAAGAGGACTACCGCGATCTCAACGACTTCTTTACTAAGCAGCTCACCACGTGGCTACAGCTGGAGCAAGCGCTCAACCGGTTTGCGGTGAACCGCCTAGAGCTTGAGAAAAACACCCAGGCCCAGCAAGCGCTGGCCGAGTGTGAGCGCATTTACCGCGCCGAAGCGCCTTACGCCATGCTGAACCAGGTGGATGGCTTGGTACGCACGCTGGATGAGGTGAACAACCGCCTGGTAGAGGAAAAGCGTCAGCACGCCATTGCCCGTATCGACACGCGCATTGCCAAGGTGAGCGCTGAAATAGCCAAAAGCGGCATTGGCACCGCCGAGCTCAGCAACCGCTTGCTGCACCCACTGCAGCAGCTCAAAGCCTCGGTCAATCAATCGGTCAGCGTCGCGCAAATCTACCAGCTGCAAACCGAAACTGCCGTCGAGTTAGAAGAAAAAAGTTTGGATGCGCTTCACCACGCCCAGGCTGAGGCGGCCAAGCGGCAGCCGCCTGCGCCTGCGGGAAACACCACAACACCGGCTCCAACATCAGAGAACCCCAAGCCAGCCCTACAAACGGCACCAGGTGATAAAACGTACGACCCGCATACCGAAACAGCACCGGCTGCGGTAAATGCCCCCAAACCCGTGGCAAGAGTGCGTGTAAGCGACGTACTTAGCCGCGTGCATAGCGGGGTGTACCTGGAAAGCCAAGCGGAAGTCGATGCGTTTATGGACGAGCTGAGAAAAGAGCTGGAAGGGTCACTTTCAGCGGGCAAACGGGTACAGGTGCGTTAG
- a CDS encoding DUF1788 domain-containing protein, with translation MSQSNHYPPPSGFSHHEDDQLRARLNQVAEKITRPDFLAGQGLGNEIGFWIFDYAPEHELQVRAYLNFLPSLMARQHPDIKIAQVNLLEVLKDYLTERGFLDKAIAMQKSKGDAALLKALRGPLHMDKFAPYLLRHSLSHDPDIVLLTGVGSLWPMVRAHSLLNALHGPLGHKPLVLFYPGRYDGQTMSLFKRIESNNYYRAFALVP, from the coding sequence ATGTCACAGAGCAATCACTACCCACCCCCCAGCGGTTTTAGCCACCACGAGGATGATCAGCTACGGGCACGGTTGAACCAAGTCGCTGAGAAAATCACTCGGCCCGATTTTTTAGCGGGCCAGGGGCTGGGTAACGAAATTGGCTTTTGGATTTTTGATTACGCCCCTGAACATGAACTCCAGGTGCGTGCCTACCTGAATTTCCTCCCCTCGTTAATGGCACGCCAGCACCCCGACATTAAAATAGCGCAGGTCAATCTGCTGGAAGTGCTAAAGGATTACCTGACCGAGCGCGGCTTCCTAGACAAAGCCATTGCCATGCAAAAAAGCAAAGGCGATGCGGCACTGCTCAAGGCGCTGCGTGGGCCGCTGCACATGGATAAGTTTGCTCCCTATCTGCTCCGACACTCCTTGTCGCATGACCCCGATATCGTACTGCTCACCGGTGTGGGCAGCCTATGGCCCATGGTGCGAGCGCACAGCTTGTTAAATGCGTTACACGGGCCACTCGGTCATAAGCCGCTGGTGTTGTTCTATCCAGGCCGTTACGACGGGCAGACGATGTCGTTGTTTAAGCGGATAGAAAGCAATAACTACTATCGTGCGTTTGCGCTTGTGCCCTAG
- a CDS encoding DUF1819 family protein: MTSFSYNSDLIGGGLMVRESRAVADLLLSDADEGQWHQAILIDNRLQKNRPATAKRAGQAIRKRLEKLEPPFWQALRDGDDQLATQVSFCAAMARNLLLVEFLESVVADAFLTQAEALQAYQWDEFLAERAHRDEAIAGWAESSKRKMGQVVYRMLTEVGVLASSRSRKLQPLLLRPEVKSLLETYQHVRLSACCRQLR, encoded by the coding sequence TTGACTTCTTTCAGCTACAACTCTGATCTGATTGGCGGTGGGCTGATGGTGCGCGAGAGCCGTGCCGTTGCTGATTTGCTGTTGTCTGATGCGGATGAAGGGCAGTGGCACCAGGCAATCCTCATTGATAACCGCCTCCAGAAGAACCGTCCTGCCACTGCTAAACGTGCAGGGCAAGCGATTCGCAAGCGCTTAGAGAAGTTGGAGCCACCGTTTTGGCAAGCGCTGCGCGATGGCGACGACCAGCTCGCCACACAGGTGTCTTTCTGTGCGGCCATGGCACGTAACCTGCTATTGGTGGAGTTTCTTGAAAGTGTCGTCGCCGATGCTTTCTTAACCCAGGCGGAGGCGCTTCAGGCCTACCAGTGGGATGAGTTTTTAGCCGAGCGTGCCCATCGTGATGAAGCAATAGCAGGGTGGGCGGAAAGCTCCAAACGTAAAATGGGGCAGGTGGTGTATCGTATGTTGACGGAAGTCGGCGTATTGGCCTCCAGTCGCTCGCGCAAGTTACAGCCCTTGCTGCTGCGTCCAGAAGTAAAAAGCTTGCTTGAAACCTACCAGCACGTCCGCTTGAGTGCCTGTTGTCGCCAGTTGCGGTAA
- a CDS encoding helix-turn-helix domain-containing protein has product MDSPLPDRLRAARQAAGMTQRQLGEYLGMEPNLASARMTQYEKGQHAPNFQLLKRLSEALEVPIPYFFCEDDTVAELILELDKLDPAERQRLLEQLKKGSAPSES; this is encoded by the coding sequence ATGGACAGTCCGCTTCCAGATCGCTTGAGAGCCGCCAGGCAAGCAGCGGGTATGACACAAAGGCAGTTGGGTGAATACCTCGGCATGGAGCCGAATTTGGCGAGTGCGCGTATGACGCAGTATGAAAAGGGGCAGCATGCGCCCAATTTCCAGTTGCTGAAGAGGCTTTCAGAGGCTCTAGAGGTGCCGATTCCCTATTTTTTCTGCGAAGACGATACCGTGGCAGAATTGATCCTTGAGTTGGATAAACTCGACCCTGCAGAACGCCAACGCTTGTTGGAACAGCTTAAAAAGGGCAGTGCGCCTAGCGAAAGCTGA